The genomic segment CCGAGCTTCAACGATCCGGAAAATTTCGGCCGCAAGGAAATGGATCTGCCGGCCGGCGAAATTTACGCGGGCGTGCTGTATCAACTCGGCGCGCTGTCGGCGATTGCTCAGGCTGAAGGCGGCCGCATCGCGCACGTCAAGCCGCACGGCGCGCTGTACAACCAGGCCGCGCGCGACGCGAAAATCGCCGACGCGATTGTGTCGGCGGTGCACGATTTCGATCCGTCGGTGGCGGTGTTCGCGCTCGCCAACAGCGGTCTCGTGACGGCGGCACGCAACGCAGGTCTGACCGCGATCGAAGAGGTGTTCGCCGACCGGGGTTATCGCGCGGACGGCTCGCTCGTGCCGCGCAACCAGCCCGGCGCGTTGCTCGACGACGAAGAGGAAGTACTGGAGCGCACGCTCGCGATGATCCGCGACCAGCGTGTGCGAGCCGTGGACGGTCAATGGGTGCCGCTGAATGCGCAAACCATCTGTCTGCATGGCGACGGCCCGCATGCGCTCGCGTTTGCGAAGCGTATTCGCGGCGCGCTGGAAGCGGCCGGTATCGAAGTGCATGCGGCGGGCGCCGCGCGCGTCTGAGCGACAGCGCTGATTTAAACGCCGACGTCACCGCAACAAGCAGCGCAATTCAACCCTTGTGACACCTCCGACGCCCCGCTCTCACGCGGGGCGTTTGCCAGGTGCCGAACGTATTAGCGGTATTTGCATCGGGCAGCCGATGTGGTGCCGGTAGTGGAAGTTCGAAGTCACACGGCCATCAAGAGCCGTGACAACAAGAAGGCATAGGGACGGGCCGCCCTGCGCCATAACCCTATTCGCCGTCACGAGCGGCGAGGTTGAACCCTGTTTGGAGATCCAGATGCAGACAACTGTCAGTCTATGGCCGCTGATTGGCGTGGCCGTTATCATCGTCGGCTTTTTATTGCGCTTCAATCCGATGCTGATCGTGGCCGTCGCCGCGATCGTCACCGGCCTCGCCGCGAATTTTCCGCCCGAAAAAATTCTTGCGCTGATCGGCACCGGCTTCATCAAGACGCGCAATATCCCGCTGATCATTCTTCTGCCGCTCGCGGTGATCGGCCTGCTCGAACGGCATGGCCTGCGCGAACGCGCACAAGCGTGGATCAGCAGCATCAAGGCGGCGACCGCCGGGCGTCTGCTGATCGTTTATCTGCTGGTGCGCGAACTCACCGCTGCGGTCGGTCTGACCGGACTCGGCGGACATCCGCAAATGGTGCGTCCGCTGATCGCGCCAATGGCCGAAGGCGCAGCCGAAACCCGCTTCGGCAAACTCAGCGACGCGGTGCGATTCCGCCTGCGCGCATTCTCCGCCGCCACCGACAACGTCGGCCTGTTCTTCGGCGAAGATGTTTTCGTCGCCTTCGGCGCCATCGTGCTGATGACCACCTTCCTGAAAGAGGCAGGCATTGTCGTCGAGCCGATTCACGTGGCCGTGTGGGGCATTCCGACTGCGATCTGCGCGTTCATCGTGCACGGCTTCCGGCTGTATCTGCTCGACCGGCGGCTCGAACGCGAACTGCGCGGCAACGCGCCGTCTTCGTCGACGCAACCCGCTGCGGGAGACAAGGCATGACCTTCACCATCAACTATCTTTTCTGGCTGCTGGGCCTCGTGCTGCTGGTGATCGGCGGCATGATCGTCACGGATAAGGACCACCCGCGCCGCTTCACCGCCGGCGGCTTCTGGATTCTCTACGCGCTGATCTTCCTGATCGGCGACCGGTTGCCGCCCGCCGTCGTCGGTGTCGCGGTGATCGTGATGGCGCTGATTGCCGGCTTCGGCGGCGTCACGGCGGCAAAGCCCAAAACCTTGTCGCTCGAAGCGCGCAAGGCGAGCGCCGCGCGCCTCGGCAACAAGCTGTTCGTGCCTGCGCTGACGATTCCGGTCGTGACGGTGATCGTCACGCTGTCGGCGAGTCATCTGATCTTCGGCGGCGTTCCGCTGATCGAAAAAGCCAACGTCACGCTGATCGGCTTCGGCATCGGCTGCGTGATCGCGCTCGCGATTGCCTGCGTGATGACGCGCGACACGGTCGGTCAGTCGATGAAGGAAGCGCGCCGGCTGGTCGACGCGTTGTCATGGGCCGCCGTGCTGCCGCAAATGCTCGGCATGCTCGGCCTCGTGTTCTCCGACGCGGGCGTCGGCAAGGCGGTCGCGCACGTCACCACGTCGTACATCAGCCTCGATTACCGCTTCGTCGCGGTGGCCGTGTACTGCATCGGCATGGCGCTGTTCACGATGGTGATGGGCAACGGCTTCGCGGCGTTTCCGGTGATGACGGGCGGTGTGGGCGTGCCGATTCTGGTTGGCGTGTTCCATGGCAACCCGGCGGTGATGGCGGCAATCGGCATGTTTTCCGGCTACTGCGGCACGCTGATGACGCCGATGGCCGCGAACTTCAACATGGTGCCGGTCGCGTTGCTGGAGTTGCCGGACAAGAACGCGGTGATCAAGGTGCAGATACCGACGGCGCTGACCATGCTGGTCATCAACATCTTTCTGCTGAATTTCCTGATGTTTTTATAGCGAGCGCGTCAGCCCGGCTCGACCACGAAGCCGCGCTGCCGCAAAAGCTGCAGCACGCCCTTCGGGCCGCCCAGATGCAACGCGCCGATGGCCACGAACACCGGCTTGTTCGGCGCGGCGATCTGCAGCATCCGCGAGACGAAACGGCGGTTGCGTTCGTAGACGATCTTGTTGTCGATCGAATCGGAAACGCGCTTGTCGCGCGCCAGATTTTCGGATTTGGCGGCCTGCCAGGCGGCGATCGCATCCGCATCGCCGACCTGCCATAGCCGGTGCAACGCCCGCACATCCGCGACGTTTTGCGCGGGCGTTTGCACGAGATCCTGCGCGAGCATTTCGCGCTGCTGCGCGAGCGACAGATTCGTGAACGCGCGCATTTGCTGCGGCAAGGTTTCGAGGCCGACGATCTTGCCGCGCGTCTTCAGATACACGTTCTGCAATTGCGCTTCCGAGCCGTACTCAGTCTGCAAGCCGGCGCTCAGCGAATCGTAGGTTTCGACGACCAGCGACGCGAGCCACGGCCGCATCTTCTTGATTGCATCGAGCGCGGCGGGATTGCCGCGCAATCTCATCGCCAGCTTGTGCCACAGCGGCTCGGGCAACAAGCCCGGCAGACAGTCGTGCCGGCAGACGCCGTACTTCGACACATCGTCTTGCGACACCAGCAGTTCGTCGGGCGACAGTTCGAGCGCGAGCGTCGGCGACGCGGCCAGCGCGGCGAGAATCTGCGGACGGAACGGCTGCGTCGCCGGATAGTCGTTCGGATCGCCGACATGCAGCGTGCCCAGCAGATAGATCGTGGTCGTGCCGCGCGTGGCGACATAGAACGGCATGCGCGCCGGCTGCGCGCGCACCGGACCGCTGGCAGTCGTGCCCGGCGAGGCGGGCGGCAACGAAGGCGCGCTGTGAAAGCCCGGCAGACTGGCGGGCGGCGATGGCGGCACACCCGGCACCTGAACCGCCGGACGTCCCGCCTGCGCGGGCGTATTGGCGGCCGCGCCCGCGGCGTAGGCGAGACCGGACGGCGCAAGACGCATCGCGGGAAAAGTACAGACGCCAAGGAGCACGGCACCGGTCAGTGCGCGCGCTCCCCAGCGGCGCGCGAAAGCGGCACGGCGGCCACCGTCACGCGAGCGGCGCGCAATACGACGCGCCGCCACTGCATCAGGCATCCACGTCCCCCACCTCCTCGGCGCGATGACACGAGACCTGACGGCCATCCACTTCACGCAGCTTCGGCTCTTCGCTGCGGCAACGGTCGATCACATACGGGCAGCGCTGATGGAACGTGCAGCCCGACGGCGGATTCAGCGGCGACGGCATCTCGCCCTGCAGCTTGATTTTGATGCTGCGATCCGCTTCGAAGATGGACGGCGTGGCCGACATCAGTGCACGCGTGTACGGATGCCTCGGCTTCGCGAAAATCTTCTTCTTGTCGCCGAGTTCGGCGACGCCGCCGAAGTACATCACCATCACGTCGTCGGCGATATGTTCCACCACCGACAGATTGTGCGAGATGAACACGTAGCTGGTCTTGAACTGTTCCTGCAAGTCCATGAA from the Paraburkholderia fungorum genome contains:
- the pxpA gene encoding 5-oxoprolinase subunit PxpA, which codes for MEIDLNADLGEGCGSDESLLALVSSANIACGWHAGGANTMRDCVRWAVQKGVSIGAHPSFNDPENFGRKEMDLPAGEIYAGVLYQLGALSAIAQAEGGRIAHVKPHGALYNQAARDAKIADAIVSAVHDFDPSVAVFALANSGLVTAARNAGLTAIEEVFADRGYRADGSLVPRNQPGALLDDEEEVLERTLAMIRDQRVRAVDGQWVPLNAQTICLHGDGPHALAFAKRIRGALEAAGIEVHAAGAARV
- a CDS encoding DUF969 domain-containing protein — protein: MQTTVSLWPLIGVAVIIVGFLLRFNPMLIVAVAAIVTGLAANFPPEKILALIGTGFIKTRNIPLIILLPLAVIGLLERHGLRERAQAWISSIKAATAGRLLIVYLLVRELTAAVGLTGLGGHPQMVRPLIAPMAEGAAETRFGKLSDAVRFRLRAFSAATDNVGLFFGEDVFVAFGAIVLMTTFLKEAGIVVEPIHVAVWGIPTAICAFIVHGFRLYLLDRRLERELRGNAPSSSTQPAAGDKA
- a CDS encoding DUF979 domain-containing protein, which gives rise to MTFTINYLFWLLGLVLLVIGGMIVTDKDHPRRFTAGGFWILYALIFLIGDRLPPAVVGVAVIVMALIAGFGGVTAAKPKTLSLEARKASAARLGNKLFVPALTIPVVTVIVTLSASHLIFGGVPLIEKANVTLIGFGIGCVIALAIACVMTRDTVGQSMKEARRLVDALSWAAVLPQMLGMLGLVFSDAGVGKAVAHVTTSYISLDYRFVAVAVYCIGMALFTMVMGNGFAAFPVMTGGVGVPILVGVFHGNPAVMAAIGMFSGYCGTLMTPMAANFNMVPVALLELPDKNAVIKVQIPTALTMLVINIFLLNFLMFL
- a CDS encoding TraB/GumN family protein codes for the protein MPDAVAARRIARRSRDGGRRAAFARRWGARALTGAVLLGVCTFPAMRLAPSGLAYAAGAAANTPAQAGRPAVQVPGVPPSPPASLPGFHSAPSLPPASPGTTASGPVRAQPARMPFYVATRGTTTIYLLGTLHVGDPNDYPATQPFRPQILAALAASPTLALELSPDELLVSQDDVSKYGVCRHDCLPGLLPEPLWHKLAMRLRGNPAALDAIKKMRPWLASLVVETYDSLSAGLQTEYGSEAQLQNVYLKTRGKIVGLETLPQQMRAFTNLSLAQQREMLAQDLVQTPAQNVADVRALHRLWQVGDADAIAAWQAAKSENLARDKRVSDSIDNKIVYERNRRFVSRMLQIAAPNKPVFVAIGALHLGGPKGVLQLLRQRGFVVEPG